The following proteins come from a genomic window of Chryseobacterium glaciei:
- a CDS encoding endonuclease has protein sequence MKRTLLPFLMIFAFINAFSQAPATYYDGTAGLTGIALKNKLNQIITDGHQAKTYNGLWTAYQTTDRDYFYENDGSVLDIYSENPTGADPYNYTIGTNQCGNYTTEGNCYNREHIVPQSLFSEASPMVADVNFIRATDGKVNGMRSNYPFGKVGSASFTSLNGSKLGTSVSPGYSGIVFEPIDAFKGDVARMIFYFVTRYQSQLGNFTSSNGTGDMLGTTAYPGLQTWELNQLLAWNAADPVSPAEISRNNATYIYQSNKNPFIDHPEFAELIWGTPVVDTQAPTAATNLAASNPASNSIALSWTAATDNIGVTSYDIYANGVLKATVSGSLTSTVVSNLSSSTLYNFYIIAKDASGNPSPQSNTATETTLAGQSGGNTSCGTEDFETIPSTGSGYATQTWTNNNITWTATDARTDQTITGKAITIRNGNVTSSTISGGIQSLSLKAQLKFSGDPGSLNVQVNGVTVGTIPYTATAPTASITINNITVSGDIIIKIVNPVTSNRVAIDDLSWTCYNNALGTAETAKQKAFSIYPNPVKNNELFVKGENLSKITKAQIYDLSGKLIETIANPFKNSNKINLKGITKGNYILKTDIATTKFIVE, from the coding sequence ATGAAACGTACTCTACTTCCTTTTCTAATGATTTTTGCATTTATTAATGCATTTTCACAAGCTCCTGCCACCTACTACGATGGAACTGCAGGATTAACAGGCATTGCCTTAAAAAACAAATTAAATCAAATTATTACTGACGGTCATCAGGCTAAAACTTACAATGGTTTATGGACTGCTTATCAGACAACTGACCGCGATTATTTCTATGAAAATGACGGTTCTGTTTTAGATATTTATTCTGAAAATCCAACCGGAGCAGATCCTTACAATTATACAATTGGCACCAACCAATGTGGTAATTATACAACCGAAGGAAACTGCTACAACAGAGAACACATTGTTCCTCAAAGTCTTTTTAGTGAGGCTTCACCAATGGTAGCCGATGTAAACTTCATCAGAGCAACCGACGGAAAAGTAAACGGAATGAGATCTAACTATCCTTTCGGAAAAGTAGGTTCAGCCTCTTTCACTTCTTTAAATGGTTCAAAATTAGGAACATCTGTTTCTCCTGGATATTCAGGAATTGTATTTGAACCGATTGATGCATTTAAAGGTGATGTTGCAAGAATGATCTTTTATTTCGTAACAAGGTACCAATCTCAACTGGGGAATTTTACCTCTTCAAACGGAACAGGAGATATGCTTGGAACAACTGCATATCCGGGATTGCAAACTTGGGAGCTTAATCAGCTTTTAGCTTGGAACGCTGCAGATCCAGTGTCGCCTGCTGAAATTTCAAGAAATAACGCAACTTATATATATCAGTCAAATAAAAATCCATTTATTGATCACCCTGAATTTGCTGAACTTATCTGGGGAACACCGGTTGTAGATACTCAGGCTCCAACAGCTGCTACGAACTTGGCTGCGAGCAACCCAGCTTCAAATTCTATCGCTTTAAGCTGGACTGCTGCTACAGATAATATCGGAGTAACATCTTACGATATCTACGCAAATGGAGTTTTAAAAGCTACAGTTTCAGGATCTTTAACTTCAACTGTTGTTTCAAACTTATCATCTTCTACATTATATAATTTCTATATTATTGCTAAAGATGCTTCAGGAAACCCTTCTCCTCAAAGTAATACAGCTACGGAAACTACTCTTGCAGGACAATCTGGAGGAAATACAAGCTGTGGAACTGAAGATTTTGAAACAATTCCTTCTACAGGTTCAGGATACGCAACGCAAACATGGACAAACAATAATATTACATGGACTGCAACAGATGCAAGAACTGACCAAACAATTACAGGAAAAGCGATTACAATCAGAAATGGTAACGTTACAAGTTCTACCATTTCAGGAGGTATTCAAAGCTTATCTTTAAAAGCTCAGTTAAAATTCTCAGGAGATCCGGGAAGCCTTAATGTTCAGGTAAATGGAGTAACTGTAGGAACAATACCTTACACTGCAACGGCTCCAACAGCATCAATTACTATTAACAATATTACTGTAAGCGGAGATATCATCATTAAAATCGTTAATCCTGTAACTTCAAACAGAGTTGCTATCGACGATCTTTCTTGGACTTGTTACAACAATGCTTTAGGAACAGCTGAAACTGCAAAACAAAAAGCATTCAGCATCTACCCTAACCCAGTTAAAAACAACGAGCTTTTTGTAAAAGGTGAAAACTTAAGCAAAATTACAAAAGCACAGATCTATGATCTTTCAGGAAAATTGATCGAAACAATTGCAAACCCTTTTAAAAACTCTAATAAGATCAATCTTAAAGGAATTACAAAAGGAAACTACATTCTTAAAACTGATATTGCTACAACAAAATTCATTGTAGAATAA
- a CDS encoding bacteriocin-like protein has protein sequence MKNLKKLSKLELRSIQGAAQACYYLANGTLYCPCKPGYYKCPDGSCRQSQDQCFLIDPII, from the coding sequence ATGAAAAATCTAAAAAAATTATCAAAATTGGAATTGAGATCAATTCAAGGAGCAGCACAAGCTTGTTACTATTTGGCTAACGGAACATTGTACTGCCCGTGCAAACCTGGATATTATAAGTGCCCAGATGGATCTTGTCGTCAAAGTCAAGACCAATGTTTTCTTATAGATCCAATAATCTAA
- a CDS encoding helix-turn-helix domain-containing protein encodes MENNILLQKLNELENKIDSLSLSTKEILTLDEAVNYLQISRSYLYKLTSSKEISHYKPSGKLIYFKKSDLDFWLLRNKESNFTEISNDLIQNLKDRRNGND; translated from the coding sequence ATGGAAAATAATATATTGCTCCAAAAATTAAATGAATTAGAGAATAAAATTGATTCTCTAAGCCTGTCTACAAAAGAAATATTAACATTGGATGAGGCTGTAAACTACTTACAAATTAGTAGATCATATCTATATAAGCTAACAAGTTCTAAAGAAATTTCACATTATAAGCCTTCCGGAAAATTAATTTATTTCAAAAAGAGTGATTTGGATTTCTGGTTATTAAGGAATAAAGAATCAAATTTTACAGAAATAAGTAATGATTTAATACAAAATTTAAAGGATAGGAGAAATGGGAACGATTAA
- a CDS encoding shikimate dehydrogenase family protein, translating into MDSNKKLGLIGRNISYSFSKKYFEDKFQKLMLKGFSYSIFDLNEINEVEALFSTPDLLGFNVTIPYKEKIIDYLDELSDEAEKIGAVNCVLIQDGKKIGYNTDAVGFEKTLLLHKKSHQDSALILGNGGAAKAVKYALDKHGISSKIISRNSEINFDNLDKETVQNHKIIVQCTPVGTFPNVEDCLNFPFEGLSKEHLIIDLIYNPNYTQFIIKASEKGAKTVNGYYMLEQQAEKAWEIWNFQKK; encoded by the coding sequence ATGGATTCCAATAAAAAATTAGGCTTAATAGGAAGAAATATTTCTTATTCTTTTTCCAAAAAATACTTCGAAGATAAATTTCAAAAGCTAATGTTAAAAGGCTTTTCGTATAGTATTTTTGATTTAAATGAAATTAATGAAGTGGAAGCTTTATTTTCAACACCCGACCTTTTGGGTTTTAATGTAACGATTCCTTATAAAGAAAAGATCATTGATTATTTGGACGAATTAAGTGATGAAGCGGAAAAGATTGGCGCTGTAAACTGCGTATTAATTCAAGATGGTAAAAAAATTGGTTACAATACAGATGCCGTCGGATTTGAAAAAACGTTGCTTCTTCATAAAAAATCGCATCAGGATTCTGCTTTAATATTAGGAAATGGCGGTGCCGCAAAAGCTGTAAAATATGCTTTAGATAAGCATGGAATTTCTTCAAAAATCATTTCAAGAAATTCGGAAATTAATTTTGATAACCTGGATAAAGAAACCGTTCAAAATCATAAAATTATCGTGCAATGTACTCCTGTAGGTACTTTTCCGAATGTGGAAGATTGTTTAAACTTCCCTTTTGAAGGTCTTTCAAAGGAACATTTAATTATAGATCTTATTTACAATCCCAATTACACACAATTCATCATTAAAGCGTCTGAAAAAGGAGCAAAAACCGTGAATGGTTATTACATGCTTGAACAGCAAGCAGAAAAAGCTTGGGAAATTTGGAATTTTCAAAAAAAATAA
- a CDS encoding ABC transporter permease — protein MKNIAFYIASRYLLSKKGSTAVTFITWLAVGAMTVAVTAMFVIISVFSGLEDLNKDLISNLHADLTLKSSTGKTIKNIDKVDKILKNDKEITSFSKVIEEKIYISYNGKGDIAYLRGVDSAYTKVNPIDKDVFYGSYPSFEYSNEVLMENSLDNRLSIPIASSGDYATLFMPKPGTGIINKEEDIYNKKDILITGVFPGKDQLDNYIISPIELTQELLNLPKHSAYQIVIKLKNPDNTDSVKQRLLSSLGKDVEIKTKEEENAAFWKMINTEKLFIYLIFALVIFITTFNLAGAIIILQLDKKEQAKSLISLGFPLSHLRRIYFYTGILIVVLGVISGLILGTALCYFQLYTEFFKANETLPFPVRIVGKNYFIVAITASLFGFIISWVFSKISKEYITKN, from the coding sequence TTGAAAAACATTGCATTTTACATAGCTTCACGATACCTTTTATCAAAAAAAGGGAGTACTGCCGTTACGTTTATTACGTGGCTGGCGGTAGGAGCAATGACGGTTGCTGTAACTGCAATGTTTGTAATTATCTCCGTTTTTTCGGGACTTGAAGATCTTAATAAAGATCTTATTTCTAATCTTCATGCCGATTTAACGTTAAAGAGCAGTACCGGAAAAACAATAAAAAATATCGATAAAGTTGATAAAATTTTAAAAAACGATAAAGAGATCACCAGTTTTTCAAAAGTTATTGAAGAAAAAATATACATCAGCTATAACGGAAAAGGAGATATTGCTTATTTAAGAGGTGTTGATTCTGCTTATACAAAGGTAAATCCTATTGATAAAGATGTTTTTTACGGATCTTATCCCAGTTTCGAATACTCGAATGAAGTATTAATGGAAAACTCTTTAGATAACAGATTATCTATTCCAATAGCTTCGTCCGGTGATTATGCAACGCTTTTTATGCCTAAACCGGGAACCGGAATTATTAATAAAGAAGAAGATATCTACAATAAAAAAGATATTCTGATTACTGGAGTTTTCCCTGGAAAGGATCAATTAGACAATTATATCATTTCACCAATAGAATTGACTCAGGAATTACTTAATTTACCTAAACATTCTGCATATCAGATTGTCATTAAATTAAAAAATCCTGACAACACAGATTCAGTAAAACAAAGGCTGTTATCTTCTCTTGGAAAAGATGTTGAAATCAAGACCAAAGAAGAAGAAAATGCTGCTTTTTGGAAAATGATTAATACTGAAAAGTTATTCATTTATCTTATTTTTGCTTTGGTGATTTTCATTACAACTTTTAATCTGGCCGGAGCAATTATTATTTTACAGTTAGACAAAAAAGAACAGGCTAAATCATTGATTTCTTTAGGTTTTCCTTTAAGTCATTTAAGAAGAATTTATTTCTATACAGGAATTCTTATTGTTGTTTTAGGCGTAATTTCAGGCTTAATATTAGGTACAGCGCTTTGCTATTTCCAATTATACACTGAATTTTTTAAAGCTAATGAAACGCTTCCTTTTCCGGTAAGAATTGTTGGCAAAAATTATTTCATCGTTGCCATTACCGCTTCCCTATTTGGTTTCATTATTTCTTGGGTATTTTCTAAGATCAGTAAAGAGTATATTACTAAAAATTAA
- the mce gene encoding methylmalonyl-CoA epimerase: protein MKLEHIGIAVKSLGISDELFTKLLGKEFYKKESVEREGVVTSFYETGESKIELLEASNPESPISKFIDKKGEGIHHLAFGVENIVEEVERLKKEGFIFISEEPKEGADNKLVVFLHPKSTNGVLVELCQEKQ from the coding sequence ATGAAGCTAGAACATATTGGCATCGCGGTGAAATCTTTGGGCATTTCTGATGAATTGTTTACGAAACTATTAGGTAAGGAATTTTACAAAAAAGAATCCGTAGAAAGGGAAGGAGTAGTCACTTCTTTTTATGAAACCGGAGAAAGTAAAATTGAGCTTCTGGAAGCCAGTAATCCGGAAAGTCCAATCTCAAAATTTATCGATAAAAAGGGAGAAGGCATCCATCATTTAGCTTTTGGCGTTGAAAATATCGTTGAAGAGGTAGAAAGATTAAAAAAAGAAGGATTTATTTTCATCTCAGAAGAACCTAAAGAAGGTGCTGATAATAAATTGGTTGTATTCCTCCATCCTAAATCTACGAATGGCGTCTTAGTAGAACTTTGCCAAGAAAAGCAATAA
- the ribD gene encoding bifunctional diaminohydroxyphosphoribosylaminopyrimidine deaminase/5-amino-6-(5-phosphoribosylamino)uracil reductase RibD, with protein MQDEFYINRCIELAQKALGKTYPNPLVGSVIVHNGEIIGEGYHHKAGENHAEINAINSVKNKDLIPESTIYVSLEPCAHYGKTPPCALKIKELGFKKVVIGAMDSHDKVNGKGKKIIQDAGIEAVSGILENECVELNKRFFTYHEKQRPYIILKWAESGDGFMDKDFKPYSISNSLVNQFVHQLRADEHAILVGTQTALNDNPSLTVRNVEGVNPVRILIDFDLKVPRDFKIYNDEAKTLVFNSAQEGVENNIHFIKIEKENFLSDLMKALYKEQIQSVIIEGGSFTLQQFINANLWDEVIVIKNENLKLEHGTKAPKFELISNKNESFRDNNILFFKH; from the coding sequence ATGCAGGACGAATTTTATATAAACAGATGTATCGAATTAGCTCAAAAAGCTTTGGGTAAAACCTATCCAAATCCTTTGGTAGGAAGCGTTATCGTTCATAACGGAGAAATTATTGGCGAAGGTTATCATCATAAAGCCGGGGAAAATCATGCTGAAATCAACGCAATTAATTCAGTAAAAAATAAAGATCTCATTCCTGAATCGACTATTTATGTTTCTCTTGAACCTTGTGCACATTATGGTAAAACCCCACCATGTGCTTTAAAAATTAAAGAACTTGGTTTCAAAAAAGTTGTGATCGGCGCAATGGATTCTCATGATAAAGTAAACGGAAAAGGAAAAAAAATCATTCAGGATGCTGGAATTGAAGCTGTTTCAGGAATTTTAGAAAACGAATGTGTCGAACTTAATAAAAGGTTTTTCACCTATCACGAAAAGCAAAGGCCTTACATCATTTTAAAATGGGCAGAATCTGGAGATGGATTTATGGATAAAGATTTCAAGCCCTATTCTATTTCAAATTCATTGGTTAATCAATTCGTTCATCAATTAAGAGCTGATGAGCATGCCATTTTGGTTGGAACTCAAACAGCTTTGAATGACAATCCTAGTTTAACAGTAAGAAATGTTGAGGGCGTAAATCCTGTAAGAATTTTAATCGATTTTGATCTAAAAGTTCCAAGAGATTTTAAAATATATAATGATGAAGCAAAAACTCTAGTTTTCAATTCAGCTCAAGAAGGAGTTGAGAATAATATTCATTTTATTAAAATTGAAAAGGAAAATTTTCTATCAGATTTAATGAAAGCTTTGTATAAAGAACAAATTCAATCTGTAATTATTGAAGGCGGAAGTTTTACTTTACAGCAATTCATTAATGCAAATCTTTGGGATGAAGTGATTGTCATTAAAAATGAAAATTTGAAGCTTGAACACGGAACAAAAGCTCCTAAATTTGAATTGATTTCTAACAAAAACGAAAGTTTCAGAGATAATAATATTCTGTTTTTTAAACATTAG
- the rbfA gene encoding 30S ribosome-binding factor RbfA codes for MESNRQRKVAQIIQEDFAELFRKQAAESKQSFLVSVSDVKITPDLSIAKIYLSIFPQEFRTSIMKEIEENKTQYRNFIGQKMGKQVRIIPQLNFYLDTALDDVEKLEKELRGEGDNPVL; via the coding sequence ATGGAAAGTAACAGACAAAGAAAAGTAGCACAGATTATACAGGAAGATTTCGCAGAACTTTTCCGCAAACAGGCTGCAGAAAGCAAGCAAAGTTTTTTAGTATCCGTTTCGGATGTAAAAATAACTCCCGATTTGAGTATTGCTAAAATTTATTTAAGCATATTCCCTCAGGAATTCAGAACTTCTATCATGAAGGAAATTGAGGAAAACAAAACTCAATACAGAAATTTTATCGGTCAGAAAATGGGTAAGCAGGTGAGAATCATTCCACAGCTTAATTTCTATTTGGATACTGCCCTTGATGATGTAGAAAAACTTGAAAAAGAATTAAGAGGCGAAGGCGACAATCCCGTTTTATAG
- a CDS encoding primase-helicase family protein, whose protein sequence is MGTINNNDLQFWIEIETEQGVQIYIVKSKFINFLENRGYRKLIQNKDFQLIKIIDTSIVIPTKEHIIREEVKKHLLNINKVDVWETFLGQDYLSKKFIEGIDSISIDFNYGSENTAVFFYQNGVLNVTSNSFNLIPYKNYDGYVWEDQILKRDFKSQKIKNTEFKQFCWNISGQKENRLIPLETLIGYLLHTYKDPSLTKAIVLIDENIDFENNKSEGGTGKSLIAESIKKIVPTLRKNGKLLKTNDKFFFADVEPYHKVIVFDDVKQDFSFESLYSMITGDMPIEKKYKNPTVMDFKDVPKVIITSNYIVMGTGGNSEKRRKIVFEINSHYRENSSIIEEFGHRFFDDWTDEEWLRFDNYMMFCIQQYLNNGLIEAESINEEKNRLIQETNLDFVDFMDSIIENPIANDGETKDTRARFDKAIIYKKFTQENPELAKDLTPNSFKKWIDTYAENKKIKILHQKSNGLAYVIFHDIIPIVESEKLPENED, encoded by the coding sequence ATGGGAACGATTAATAACAATGACCTCCAATTTTGGATAGAAATCGAAACTGAACAAGGTGTACAAATTTATATCGTAAAATCGAAGTTTATAAATTTTTTAGAAAATAGAGGATATAGGAAATTAATCCAAAATAAAGATTTTCAACTAATTAAAATCATAGACACATCTATTGTTATACCTACGAAAGAGCATATTATTAGAGAGGAAGTAAAGAAACATTTATTAAACATAAATAAAGTCGATGTTTGGGAAACTTTTTTAGGTCAGGACTATTTGTCAAAGAAATTTATCGAAGGAATTGATAGCATTTCTATTGATTTTAATTATGGTTCAGAAAATACAGCTGTATTTTTTTATCAAAATGGTGTTTTAAATGTAACTTCAAATAGTTTTAATTTAATTCCATATAAAAATTATGATGGATATGTATGGGAGGACCAAATACTAAAAAGAGATTTTAAATCCCAAAAAATTAAGAATACTGAATTTAAGCAATTTTGTTGGAATATTTCAGGGCAAAAAGAAAACCGGCTGATACCATTAGAAACTTTAATAGGCTATTTATTGCACACTTACAAAGATCCATCTTTAACAAAAGCGATTGTATTAATAGATGAAAATATTGATTTTGAAAATAATAAATCTGAAGGTGGAACAGGGAAAAGTTTAATAGCAGAATCAATTAAAAAAATTGTACCTACTTTAAGGAAAAATGGGAAGCTACTTAAAACAAATGATAAATTTTTCTTTGCTGACGTTGAACCATACCATAAAGTAATTGTATTTGATGATGTTAAACAAGATTTTTCTTTTGAATCTTTATATTCTATGATTACTGGTGATATGCCTATAGAAAAGAAATATAAGAATCCTACTGTTATGGATTTTAAAGATGTTCCAAAAGTTATTATTACTTCTAATTATATCGTAATGGGAACAGGTGGGAACTCTGAAAAAAGAAGAAAAATTGTATTCGAGATAAATTCTCATTACAGGGAAAATTCCAGTATTATTGAAGAATTTGGGCACAGATTTTTTGATGATTGGACTGATGAAGAATGGTTGAGATTCGATAATTATATGATGTTCTGTATTCAGCAGTATCTGAATAATGGTCTTATTGAGGCTGAAAGTATTAATGAAGAAAAAAATAGACTGATACAAGAAACTAATCTTGATTTTGTAGATTTTATGGATTCCATCATAGAAAATCCAATTGCTAACGATGGAGAGACTAAAGATACTAGAGCAAGATTTGATAAGGCTATTATCTATAAAAAATTTACACAAGAAAACCCTGAATTAGCAAAAGACCTTACTCCTAATTCCTTTAAAAAGTGGATTGATACTTATGCGGAAAATAAAAAAATTAAAATTTTGCACCAAAAAAGCAATGGATTGGCTTATGTTATATTTCATGATATAATACCAATTGTAGAATCTGAAAAATTACCTGAAAATGAGGACTGA
- a CDS encoding IMPACT family protein: MTFEYKTIEKPIENILLKEKGSKFIGFAFPVNNEVELKAALEKIRLEHPKATHHCYAFRMGLNGENYRANDDGEPSGSAGLPIYNQLLAHEITNVLVISVRYYGGTKLGVSGLVKAYKECAKITLEEANIITKELETEIEIQFSFNQQNTIFTLLSKFDAKVLNFDANENCILTASLKIAQKESISDKLSEMQNISFEFID; this comes from the coding sequence ATGACGTTCGAATATAAAACCATAGAAAAACCTATAGAAAATATTTTATTAAAAGAAAAAGGAAGCAAGTTCATCGGATTTGCCTTTCCCGTAAATAATGAAGTTGAACTTAAAGCCGCTTTAGAAAAAATTAGATTAGAGCATCCAAAAGCGACACATCATTGTTACGCTTTCAGAATGGGTTTAAATGGTGAAAATTATCGCGCAAATGACGACGGCGAACCATCCGGAAGTGCAGGATTACCAATTTACAATCAATTATTGGCTCATGAAATTACGAATGTCTTAGTTATTTCTGTTCGTTATTATGGTGGAACAAAATTGGGAGTTTCAGGTTTGGTTAAGGCTTATAAAGAATGTGCAAAAATCACTTTAGAGGAAGCCAATATTATTACGAAAGAATTAGAAACGGAAATAGAAATTCAATTCAGTTTTAATCAACAGAATACAATCTTTACGTTGCTTTCTAAATTTGATGCTAAAGTTTTAAATTTTGATGCTAATGAAAACTGTATTCTTACGGCATCATTAAAAATAGCACAAAAAGAAAGCATCTCAGACAAATTGTCCGAGATGCAGAATATTTCGTTTGAATTTATTGATTAA
- a CDS encoding DUF349 domain-containing protein yields the protein MTTENNLSENEENKISTEVSQEETSENTIPAQENTPEDDAEHHEEHAVADITLSEALKEMEKIINTPNAGEDFRKFNVLKEKASHFIHDEVEDKKHEYVEGGNAAENFSYEHPLQTRFSALVNIFREKHDDFQKGQEEEQKKNLDHRQSIIERLKNLYTNSEPGTNLFKSIREIKEEWSHAGQVAKSEFKILNNNYFHHLNQFYQMLDLNKEFLEQEYSHNLEKREHIIARAKELEKEPVIQKALNELQYLHKLWKEEAEPVAEEFREKTWEEFKEISNKIHERKSELSAAIESEQNENFEKKNQIITEIKKLSEPSDTPNHSYWQNSIKRVEDLRSEFLKTGSVPRKLSNQNWNDFKTTLRAFNTTKNNYYKSLKGSQQTNLDEKLKLIQTAKDNMNNEEWDITVPLFKKLQEDWKKVGHVPKSMTNKIWDEFRDACNTFFNNYREKSNASTDNWKENYKHKKEILEDLKTVSDEEGSIERIEAIKSAWNNIGKVPRDKIAINSEFNKTLREKLKLNKINELELKEEGLSENQLTDKARKIKSQISDLEAEIVKLENNLSFFNKPSRENPMLKDTFIMIDEKKAHLETLKQNLHKIIAGE from the coding sequence ATGACAACAGAAAATAATCTTTCTGAAAACGAAGAAAATAAAATTTCTACCGAAGTATCTCAAGAAGAAACATCAGAAAACACCATACCTGCTCAGGAAAACACACCTGAAGATGATGCAGAACATCATGAGGAGCACGCTGTTGCAGATATCACATTGAGCGAGGCTTTGAAAGAAATGGAAAAAATCATCAACACACCTAATGCCGGTGAAGATTTTAGAAAATTCAATGTATTAAAAGAAAAAGCAAGTCATTTTATCCACGATGAAGTGGAAGACAAAAAGCATGAATATGTAGAAGGAGGAAATGCAGCTGAAAATTTCAGCTACGAACATCCTTTACAAACTAGATTTTCTGCTTTGGTTAATATTTTCAGAGAAAAACATGACGACTTCCAAAAAGGACAGGAAGAAGAGCAGAAAAAAAATCTGGATCACCGTCAGAGTATTATCGAAAGACTTAAAAACCTTTACACGAATTCTGAGCCGGGAACCAACCTTTTCAAATCTATTCGTGAGATAAAAGAAGAATGGTCGCATGCAGGACAGGTTGCAAAATCTGAATTCAAAATTCTTAATAATAATTATTTCCACCATTTGAATCAGTTTTATCAGATGTTGGATCTTAATAAAGAATTTTTGGAGCAGGAATACAGCCACAATCTTGAAAAAAGAGAACACATTATTGCTCGCGCTAAAGAATTGGAGAAAGAACCTGTAATCCAAAAAGCATTAAACGAATTACAATACTTACATAAACTTTGGAAGGAAGAAGCAGAGCCTGTTGCAGAAGAATTCCGTGAAAAGACTTGGGAAGAATTTAAAGAAATTTCCAACAAAATTCACGAAAGAAAATCTGAACTTTCTGCAGCTATCGAATCTGAACAAAATGAAAATTTTGAAAAGAAAAATCAGATCATTACAGAAATCAAAAAACTTTCTGAGCCTTCTGATACTCCGAACCACAGCTATTGGCAGAATTCCATCAAAAGAGTTGAAGATCTTCGTTCTGAGTTTTTAAAAACCGGAAGTGTTCCAAGGAAATTATCAAACCAAAATTGGAATGATTTTAAAACAACACTTAGAGCATTCAATACAACAAAAAACAATTATTATAAGTCTTTAAAAGGTTCTCAGCAGACCAATCTGGATGAAAAATTAAAATTGATTCAAACTGCAAAAGACAATATGAATAATGAAGAGTGGGATATTACTGTTCCGTTATTCAAAAAATTACAGGAAGACTGGAAAAAAGTTGGTCACGTTCCAAAGAGTATGACCAATAAGATCTGGGATGAATTCCGTGATGCATGTAATACTTTCTTTAACAATTACAGAGAAAAAAGCAACGCTTCTACCGATAACTGGAAAGAAAATTATAAGCATAAAAAAGAAATTCTTGAAGATTTAAAAACAGTTTCAGACGAAGAAGGAAGTATTGAAAGAATTGAAGCTATAAAATCTGCATGGAATAATATTGGAAAAGTTCCGAGAGATAAAATCGCGATCAATTCTGAATTCAACAAAACGTTGAGAGAGAAATTGAAGCTGAATAAGATCAACGAACTTGAATTAAAAGAAGAAGGTTTATCTGAAAACCAGTTAACCGATAAAGCAAGAAAAATCAAGAGCCAAATCTCTGATCTTGAAGCTGAAATCGTAAAATTGGAAAACAATTTATCGTTCTTCAACAAACCTTCAAGAGAAAACCCAATGTTGAAAGACACTTTCATTATGATCGATGAAAAGAAAGCTCATTTGGAAACTTTAAAACAAAATCTTCACAAAATTATCGCTGGAGAATAA